The Candida dubliniensis CD36 chromosome 5, complete sequence genome has a window encoding:
- a CDS encoding endocytic membrane traffic recycling protein, putative (Similar to S. cerevisiae RCY1;~In S. cerevisiae: involved in recycling plasma membrane proteins internalized by endocytosis), producing MAQVIWNSDIDVYNKDVMPINIAENIVKYLPIQDLLSFSQVSKNCHLAVNDPKLWVSMLKGMRVWQESKQLTKQDIKSNKFGNYLNDPLTCMDYIYRSNKNAKFQVIKIYKCLHEFYNDLLIQQNYNRLKIFKRFQTPQDQVKILKNLRKFNKIDYIESTRIIANEKIMQLFELLENALLRELEIHFDLEDYIKTKQFVNILIDLNNNNNNNQQILIDFFLQKSIFDENIELFNLENYDEMKYFKINEKRGEEEEKIDSIEKSINNDGIDELIINIAKVFNQQSHIIDLIFPQSIPMMYKVSEELISNQLSELLMLLIESSKKFGLYSELVPMIYEKLTMNLFIEKLNPSKNVGESYHQLIIELTDMSFESFTAEYMREEVGSFKNNTKRKLLDWEQLISKREQETSQKILDRVKIETKNDFLTSFKNVFTINSSKNKQPIDNSKHSHDDNSQSQEEVEAYSEIQAKAKILSENIKSLDKIFNPELTVEILNDCRISIHRLLKFQNFSIASVRQDIFQSIQNCFVELIELINSDHLLPGFDRALTYLQTYNPKSSTYTKSHNETFDQPLILFFNLINMADIIIQMIDIFYKQEILITQQNENSILNPSLQNKKKLEAIVDKYVADGLNIGIEILIDQVETIYQQNLSDKDYYPDQQEKQQQQQQQTESEQYSQAIPIPTPSKPNTLSNFGPTEAAIKATEILEQNMNLLVDSADKSIVDVFQQEIAERFFQIIVKSLKLQTISVMGATRLISDLNLYFKFINNNVKSNKRLILPLYQALIKIGNIYLISGDDSKSIGKLVSDLSKFNGIFSQEEIYEFVQRRQDWSIIKKHVEKVMYGFGFGDCTIS from the coding sequence ATGGCACAAGTTATTTGGAATTCTGACATTGATGTTTATAATAAAGATGTTATGCCAATAAATATAGCAGAAAATATTGTCAAATATTTACCGATTcaagatttattatcattttcacAAGTTTCAAAGAATTGTCATTTAGCAGTAAATGATCCTAAATTATGGGTATCAATGTTAAAAGGAATGAGAGTATGGCAAGAATCCAAACAATTAACTAAACAAGATATtaaatctaataaatttggaaattatttaaatgatcCATTAACATGTATGGATTATATTTATCgatcaaataaaaatgcTAAATTTCAAGTgattaaaatatataaatgttTACATGAAttttataatgatttattaattcaacaaaattataatcgattaaaaatttttaaacgATTTCAAACTCCTCAAGATCAAGttaaaattttgaaaaatttacggaaatttaataaaattgattatattgaatcaacaagaattatagctaatgaaaaaatcatGCAATTATTTGAACTTTTAGAAAATGCTTTATTACGTGAATTAGAAATTCATTTTGATCTTGAAGATTATATCAAGACTAAACAATTTgttaatattttaattgatttaaataataacaataataataatcaacaaatattaattgatttcttcttACAGAAAAGTATATTTGATGAGAATAtagaattatttaatttagagaattatgatgaaatgaaatatttcaaaattaatgaaaaaaggggtgaagaagaagaaaaaattgatagtATTGAGAAACtgattaataatgatggtattgatgaattgataattaataTTGCCAAAGTATTCAATCAACAAAGTcatataattgatttaattttccCTCAATCAATACCTATGATGTATAAAGTTAGTGAAGAATTAATTTCCAATCAATTGAgtgaattattaatgttattaattgaatcactgaaaaaatttggatTATATTCAGAGTTAGTACCGATGatttatgaaaaattgaccatgaatttatttattgagAAATTAAACCCTTCCAAAAATGTTGGTGAAAgttatcatcaattaataattgaattaactGATATGCTGTTTGAATCATTTACTGCTGAATATATGAGAGAAGAAGTTGGatcatttaaaaataatactaaaagaaaattattagattgGGAACAATTGATATCTAAAAGAGAACAAGAAACTTCACAAAAGATTCTTGATCGAGTCAAGATTGAAactaaaaatgattttttaactagttttaaaaatgttttcacaataaattcatcgaaaaataaacaaccCATCGATAATAGTAAGCATAGCcatgatgataattcaCAACTGCAAGAAGAAGTGGAAGCATATTCCGAAATTCAAGCTAAAGCGAAAATTTTATCggaaaatattaaatcattagataaaattttcaatccaGAATTAACTGTGgaaattttaaatgattGTCGAATATCGATTCATCgattattaaaatttcaaaatttttcaatagcTTCTGTAAGACAAGATATTTtccaatcaattcaaaattgttttgtagaattgattgaattaattaatctGGATCATTTATTACCTGGATTTGATCGAGCTTTAACTTATTTACAAACTTATAATCCTAAATCATCAACGTATACCAAATCACATAATGAAACTTTTGATCAaccattaattttatttttcaatttaattaatatggcggatattattattcaaatgattgatattttttataaacaaGAGATTTTAATTACtcaacaaaatgaaaattctATTTTAAATCCAAgtttacaaaataaaaaaaaattagaagCAATAGTTGATAAATATGTTGCTGATGGATTAAATattggaattgaaattttaataGATCAAGTGgaaacaatttatcaacaaaatttatCTGATAAAGATTATTATCCTGACCAACAAGAgaaacagcaacagcaacagcaacaaacAGAATCAGAACAATATTCACAAGCAATACCAATACCAACACCATCAAAACCCAATACTTTATCCAATTTCGGACCTACAGAAGCAGCAATTAAAGCAACTGAAATATTAGAACAAaatatgaatttattaGTTGATAGTGctgataaatcaatagtTGATGTTTTCCAACAAGAAATTGCTGAAagatttttccaaattattgttaaatcattaaaattaCAAACAATTTCTGTAATGGGAGCCACTAGATTAATTAgtgatttaaatttatattttaaatttattaataataatgttaaatcaaataaacgATTAATATTACCTTTATATCAAGCATTAATTAAGATTggtaatatatatttaattagTGGTGAtgattcaaaatcaattggtaAATTAGTTAGTGATTTATCTAAATTTAATGGAATTTTCAgtcaagaagaaatttatGAATTTGTTCAAAGAAGACAAGATTggtcaattattaaaaaacaTGTGGAAAAAGTTATGTatggatttggatttggtgATTGTACCATTAGTTAG